The proteins below come from a single Streptococcus hyointestinalis genomic window:
- the ltrA gene encoding group II intron reverse transcriptase/maturase, whose product MAKRIVNKAERNAERYDAKEIGYQLYEDSLKGKRFDRLMPMIVSDQNIILAYRNICKNNGSKTPGTDGKTIVEIQKLPIEMVIKTIRNKLNYYQPKKVRRVEIPKYNGKTRPLGIPSIWDRLIQQCVLQILEPICEAKFHERNNGFRPYRSTQNAIAQCYKMAQIQNLHFVVDVDITGFFDNIDHSKLIRQLWGLGVQDRKLIIIIKQMLKADILFNDIVITPETGTPQGGILSPLLANVVLNELDWWVANQWELFKIKEGSTGYEFTKVDNEGNILTIDRTQKWNKLRAKTRLKEMYITRYADDFKIFCRDYATAVKVMKATKLWLAENLHLQTSDEKSGITNLRKNYTTFLGIKFKVVPKGNKWIIRSHMADKSKVKVISKLGSVWKDIKNPSKQSELDKNISLYNAMVMGMHNYYCMATLVSSDFAEIAFKVTGKSNGMNHNKRCFPIEKQGEITSKYILDKYGKSKQCRWINGRMIVPVGYVSYEYPKYKRREVNKYVRKYSDAENCISFEVMKYMMENAHLYPTLEMADNALSRYIAQKGKCAVTHNALTIVDMVCEHIKPCKGERNDTYRNLIILSKEVSDLVGEENSNKVSKLLKNLPLTKEMQDKINKLREHRKLEMIQFEDYIGTKK is encoded by the coding sequence ATGGCAAAACGAATTGTAAATAAAGCAGAACGAAATGCAGAAAGGTATGACGCTAAAGAAATAGGCTATCAGCTTTATGAAGATAGCCTAAAAGGGAAGAGATTTGATAGGCTTATGCCAATGATTGTCTCTGACCAAAACATCATACTTGCGTATCGAAATATCTGCAAGAATAACGGGAGTAAAACTCCTGGTACAGATGGTAAAACAATTGTAGAAATACAGAAATTACCTATCGAAATGGTCATAAAAACCATCAGAAACAAGTTGAACTATTATCAACCAAAGAAAGTCAGACGAGTAGAAATTCCGAAATATAACGGAAAAACAAGACCTCTTGGTATTCCGAGCATTTGGGACAGACTAATACAACAGTGTGTCTTACAGATACTAGAGCCAATCTGTGAAGCTAAGTTTCACGAAAGAAATAATGGTTTCAGACCATATAGGTCTACGCAAAACGCAATAGCACAGTGCTATAAAATGGCACAGATACAAAATCTGCACTTTGTTGTAGATGTAGACATTACAGGATTCTTTGATAATATTGACCACTCAAAACTTATCCGTCAGTTATGGGGATTGGGAGTACAGGACAGAAAGCTGATTATAATAATCAAGCAAATGTTAAAAGCGGACATTCTGTTTAATGACATAGTTATTACACCAGAAACAGGCACACCTCAAGGTGGTATTCTATCTCCGTTACTAGCTAATGTAGTGTTGAATGAACTGGACTGGTGGGTTGCTAATCAGTGGGAACTGTTCAAAATCAAAGAGGGAAGTACAGGCTACGAGTTTACAAAGGTTGATAATGAAGGAAACATACTCACAATAGACCGAACGCAGAAATGGAACAAGCTCAGAGCAAAAACAAGATTGAAAGAAATGTATATTACTAGATATGCAGATGACTTCAAGATTTTTTGCAGAGATTATGCGACAGCTGTCAAGGTAATGAAGGCTACGAAGCTATGGTTGGCTGAAAATCTGCATTTGCAGACAAGTGATGAAAAATCAGGAATTACCAACCTTAGAAAGAACTACACGACTTTTCTTGGAATAAAATTCAAAGTAGTACCAAAAGGGAATAAATGGATTATTCGTTCCCATATGGCAGATAAGAGTAAAGTCAAGGTTATCAGTAAACTGGGTTCTGTTTGGAAAGATATTAAAAACCCAAGCAAACAAAGTGAATTAGATAAAAATATAAGTCTTTACAACGCTATGGTCATGGGAATGCACAATTATTACTGTATGGCAACGCTTGTGTCATCCGACTTTGCGGAAATAGCCTTTAAGGTTACAGGGAAAAGCAACGGAATGAATCATAATAAACGATGCTTTCCCATAGAGAAACAAGGTGAAATTACAAGCAAATACATCTTGGATAAGTACGGAAAGTCCAAACAATGTAGATGGATAAATGGTCGTATGATTGTTCCTGTCGGATATGTATCTTATGAATATCCAAAATATAAAAGACGTGAAGTCAACAAATATGTGAGGAAATACTCAGATGCTGAAAACTGTATCAGCTTTGAAGTTATGAAGTATATGATGGAAAATGCTCATCTCTATCCTACATTAGAGATGGCAGATAATGCTCTTTCAAGGTATATAGCACAAAAAGGCAAATGTGCTGTTACGCATAATGCTTTGACCATCGTGGATATGGTCTGTGAACACATCAAGCCTTGCAAAGGAGAGCGTAACGATACCTACAGGAATTTAATTATTCTCTCAAAAGAAGTATCGGATTTGGTAGGAGAAGAAAATAGCAATAAAGTAAGTAAGCTACTCAAAAACCTACCATTGACCAAAGAAATGCAAGATAAAATCAATAAGCTTCGTGAACACAGGAAGCTAGAAATGATACAATTCGAGGACTATATAGGCACTAAAAAGTAA
- a CDS encoding DNA topoisomerase, with translation MKYLLLAEKPDQARKYAHALGSPKEEKGIFRVTSALLGAEVLVAPAVGHLVERVNPYPNFENWELANLPVLPDSFQYTPKKGTLKAFKAIQKAVKEVDGIIIGTDPDREGEAIAYRILELIPQGLAKVRYRLWANSLTTKGLQEAFGRLRDPALSVNYFHEAAARSDADWLVGFNLSPFVTLKMKAEGLLGKKEKAMSVGRVQTPIVSLIVRNDEAITHFEPQPYWQLALLAEDGTVFVNDTKYQTEQEAQEAFALLESSAQVSEVVTENKSQTAPKLYNLTQLQSEMSKNYQFEATKTKDLVQSLYQKGFLSYPRTDATAITTNEYAYLLKHIEAYQAALNLSFDLPNRKARKPYVNDDKVLEHYAIIPTELVPNLDDLSTDEELIYTTVTKRTLLMFSSDYHYQSTQVLLTNGNQTFKATGTVTKSLGWRSYVSIKAEDKEIPAYQEGQKIAVLPKQVKRMTKPPTRISESILLKKLLPKYNLGTSATRDGMIDLIQTKGYVTKDKKTGQFFPTERGRQLIHYLDTLEVSYTNPETTGKWEAVLAKIGQGEVSSDAFVQKIKWAITKQIEKGDTHGK, from the coding sequence GTGAAATACTTATTGTTAGCAGAAAAACCAGACCAAGCTCGCAAATATGCGCATGCTCTTGGTAGTCCTAAAGAAGAAAAAGGCATTTTTAGGGTGACTTCTGCGCTTTTAGGCGCTGAGGTTCTCGTAGCCCCTGCTGTTGGGCATTTGGTTGAGCGAGTTAACCCTTACCCCAACTTTGAAAATTGGGAACTGGCTAATCTTCCTGTACTGCCTGATAGCTTTCAATATACCCCTAAAAAGGGAACTCTGAAAGCCTTTAAAGCGATTCAAAAGGCGGTTAAAGAAGTGGATGGCATTATCATTGGCACTGACCCTGACCGTGAAGGCGAGGCGATTGCCTATCGTATCTTGGAGTTGATTCCGCAAGGACTGGCAAAAGTGCGCTACAGGCTCTGGGCAAACTCTTTAACGACTAAGGGCTTACAGGAAGCTTTTGGGCGCTTGCGTGACCCCGCTTTATCGGTTAACTACTTCCATGAAGCAGCTGCGAGAAGTGATGCCGATTGGCTAGTGGGCTTTAACCTCAGTCCTTTTGTGACGCTTAAGATGAAAGCAGAAGGGCTGCTAGGCAAAAAAGAAAAAGCCATGTCCGTGGGGCGAGTACAGACCCCAATCGTTTCTTTGATTGTCCGAAATGATGAAGCCATTACCCATTTTGAACCCCAGCCCTATTGGCAGCTGGCTTTACTTGCTGAAGATGGGACAGTCTTTGTCAACGATACCAAGTACCAAACAGAACAAGAAGCTCAGGAGGCTTTTGCTTTGTTGGAGAGTAGTGCTCAAGTGAGCGAGGTGGTTACTGAAAATAAAAGCCAAACCGCCCCTAAACTCTATAATCTCACTCAACTACAGTCTGAGATGAGTAAGAACTATCAGTTTGAAGCCACCAAAACCAAAGACCTTGTTCAAAGCCTGTATCAAAAAGGCTTTTTGTCTTACCCACGAACGGATGCGACAGCCATTACGACTAATGAGTACGCTTATCTTCTCAAACATATAGAAGCATATCAAGCTGCCCTTAATCTATCTTTTGACCTGCCAAACCGCAAGGCTAGAAAGCCTTATGTCAATGATGACAAGGTGCTAGAGCACTATGCCATTATCCCAACGGAGCTTGTCCCTAACCTGGATGACCTATCAACCGATGAAGAATTGATTTATACCACCGTTACCAAGCGGACGCTTTTGATGTTTAGTAGCGATTATCATTATCAGTCTACCCAAGTCCTACTCACGAATGGCAATCAGACTTTTAAAGCAACAGGAACAGTGACAAAGAGTTTAGGTTGGCGCAGCTACGTGTCCATAAAGGCGGAAGATAAAGAAATCCCTGCTTACCAAGAAGGGCAAAAGATTGCGGTATTGCCTAAACAGGTGAAGCGTATGACCAAGCCCCCCACACGTATCAGCGAGTCTATTCTGTTAAAGAAGCTGCTGCCTAAGTATAATCTCGGCACCTCAGCGACACGAGACGGCATGATTGATTTGATTCAAACCAAAGGCTATGTGACCAAGGATAAGAAAACAGGACAGTTCTTTCCAACTGAACGTGGCAGACAGTTGATTCACTACCTAGATACCTTAGAAGTGAGCTACACTAACCCAGAGACCACAGGAAAATGGGAGGCGGTACTGGCTAAAATTGGACAAGGGGAGGTAAGCTCGGATGCTTTTGTCCAAAAGATAAAGTGGGCAATCACCAAACAAATCGAAAAAGGAGATACACATGGCAAATAG
- a CDS encoding ArdC-like ssDNA-binding domain-containing protein: protein MANSQHLVKKRSQEQLTKLASKDIVAVATALGMSLKRESNHFYWEEHDSFKINPKTNRFMWWSRGKGGNTIDLVRVVREEWTGRPTPFKEAVQFVETGEFPKVTVTPEKKEPFKNYLAPYEHKDFELGRHYLKEERGLSDDTIDTVLASGNMVSATLKKGDYFEPVILFKSRDSDGVMIGGSLQGIIENKVQHPERGRLKKIMRHSDGLAGFHLDIGTPKRLVFTEAPIDLMSYYELHKDSLSDVRLVAMDGLKKGVISRYTADLLTDGQYSKTMPRESIRGVLDNIHQTTRILKDSPNLITLAVDNDDAGRGFIKDLQADGIPMTVDIPPLKEEQNKMDWNDYLKQMKSEESQMTTEVEKGEMNEKASDSHQVQETSSDNSRLAQAKRKKQRLEEEYNMAVEAVFAHQKLTNGQPMNDKRGGEAWFKRQEKLENRARNLLDDISKQEERIQSLEYQDEGLNRWGTGLALTIDNIPRIREEIEKGKRGESVYTKATLRTYAKRLKVLEDQVKRLDTITISPQAQALIDQGQVRQWKKQPDTYFVKGLRRVALTLKDDGSFEVAKRYAPKTPEEIEHVTALLKQPIESEAIMETNTPQKSAQELLDEYKMLDDRYTDVFNQTMGAYAKGEEVSSDALAYVSQELEHKFEEYQAQLSLEEEQHRKVEAEEEPSYHVRFHWSESPIFQNMEEGTILSYEDFTTPLYQENQKQFDRLKKRTTDSPLEAGYEVLPYAKTKFDLLSPEGEVLEEGLRYNIGEETQTISESLSDAPYYQDLKKLDETVLAGLAQRESLEALADNVVPRDFTAALSLAYDKGEEAILDNVVFQERHPQEYALFVQLGANSTSLDDLVQKAINLSVVDKESRFYAQWLEGKIKTASDPLQVSKENDKTLFPKDSDGDGLTDDEEAALGTNPFSADSDGDGTPDGIEKGSGTDPNNASDNPAERQQHNLELSELIKKGDAKAINQHLQERNKDYFDQDNYINYLDGLADFSHYSSRNARLLKSQLGTATMVASFKEWRNRGGRVKKGEKALYVQAPKTVTLTDKKGQALLDDQGQEKTRTYFKAIPVFDVSQVEAQEGKTLDLPQSKTIVPDVMDKTYFQNIYRSLRDISEKQNGVPIRFWKYVEDEGLYHEKHNYIAIQKDMSYEQTLTTLIQKVAESELHNSKKLEELNPHFKDGFMTKPDRDFQIESVTYVLCRHLGLPTKHSFDYLEIWQNWMHPEQGLEQLTQHLEVIQNEAKSLIERMDKTLTIYQERTQVKHQEAKAPLATSEKTTNNFYASLAAAKATAKQHQTKEEDTPKKAQRATKK, encoded by the coding sequence ATGGCAAATAGTCAACACTTAGTGAAAAAGCGCTCCCAAGAACAGCTGACAAAGCTAGCCAGTAAGGATATTGTGGCAGTTGCCACAGCTCTTGGCATGTCGCTCAAAAGAGAGAGCAATCACTTTTATTGGGAGGAGCATGATAGCTTTAAGATTAACCCTAAGACCAACCGCTTCATGTGGTGGTCACGGGGCAAAGGAGGCAACACTATTGATCTCGTCCGTGTTGTTAGAGAAGAGTGGACGGGGCGTCCAACGCCTTTTAAGGAGGCGGTGCAGTTTGTCGAAACGGGGGAGTTCCCTAAAGTTACTGTCACACCCGAAAAGAAGGAACCCTTTAAAAATTACCTAGCCCCTTATGAACACAAGGATTTTGAACTTGGAAGGCATTATCTTAAGGAAGAGAGGGGACTCTCAGATGACACCATTGATACCGTTCTTGCTTCAGGCAATATGGTCTCCGCCACGCTTAAAAAGGGCGATTACTTTGAACCCGTTATCCTTTTTAAAAGTCGGGATAGCGATGGAGTGATGATTGGAGGCAGCCTACAAGGGATTATTGAAAACAAAGTCCAGCACCCTGAGCGAGGGCGCTTAAAGAAAATCATGCGGCACTCGGATGGTCTCGCTGGTTTTCACTTAGATATTGGGACTCCCAAACGCCTAGTCTTTACAGAAGCTCCGATTGACCTCATGTCTTATTATGAGCTCCATAAAGACAGCTTATCTGATGTGCGTTTGGTGGCTATGGATGGGCTTAAAAAAGGGGTGATTAGCCGCTACACAGCCGATTTGTTGACAGATGGACAGTATTCCAAAACCATGCCTAGAGAGTCTATCAGAGGGGTGCTAGATAACATTCATCAAACAACAAGGATTCTGAAAGATTCCCCCAATCTCATTACCCTAGCCGTTGATAATGACGACGCTGGACGGGGCTTTATTAAGGACTTACAAGCTGACGGTATCCCAATGACGGTTGATATACCACCACTTAAGGAAGAACAGAACAAAATGGATTGGAATGATTACCTGAAACAAATGAAAAGCGAGGAAAGTCAGATGACAACTGAAGTAGAAAAAGGTGAAATGAACGAAAAAGCGTCTGATAGTCATCAAGTACAAGAAACGTCCTCAGATAATAGCCGTTTAGCACAAGCCAAACGGAAGAAACAGCGCTTGGAGGAAGAGTACAACATGGCTGTCGAGGCTGTTTTTGCCCACCAGAAGCTCACAAACGGGCAACCGATGAACGATAAGCGAGGTGGTGAGGCTTGGTTTAAGCGTCAGGAAAAGCTTGAAAATCGGGCAAGAAACCTCCTAGATGACATCTCTAAACAAGAAGAACGCATCCAGTCCCTAGAGTATCAAGACGAAGGGCTTAATCGCTGGGGAACTGGTCTTGCCTTAACGATCGATAATATTCCACGCATTCGTGAAGAGATTGAAAAAGGCAAGCGTGGGGAGTCCGTCTACACCAAGGCAACACTGAGAACCTATGCCAAGCGTTTAAAGGTTCTTGAGGATCAAGTGAAGCGCCTGGACACAATCACCATTAGTCCCCAAGCGCAAGCGTTGATTGACCAAGGACAGGTTCGTCAATGGAAAAAACAGCCAGACACTTATTTTGTCAAAGGCTTACGTCGTGTAGCCTTGACTTTAAAGGATGATGGTAGCTTTGAGGTTGCCAAGCGCTACGCCCCAAAAACACCTGAAGAAATAGAACACGTAACTGCCCTGTTAAAACAACCAATAGAAAGTGAGGCAATCATGGAAACGAACACACCACAAAAAAGCGCCCAAGAACTGTTGGACGAATACAAGATGTTAGACGACCGCTATACCGATGTCTTTAATCAGACAATGGGGGCTTATGCCAAAGGAGAAGAGGTCTCTTCTGATGCGTTGGCATACGTTAGCCAAGAGCTAGAACATAAATTTGAGGAATACCAAGCCCAATTATCGCTAGAAGAAGAACAACATCGCAAGGTCGAAGCGGAGGAAGAGCCTAGCTATCACGTCCGTTTTCATTGGTCAGAAAGTCCCATTTTTCAAAATATGGAAGAAGGCACCATTCTCTCTTATGAGGACTTTACCACACCACTCTATCAGGAAAATCAAAAACAGTTTGACCGACTCAAAAAGCGCACGACAGACTCTCCGTTAGAGGCGGGCTATGAAGTATTGCCTTATGCCAAAACTAAGTTTGACCTCTTAAGTCCAGAAGGTGAGGTTTTGGAGGAAGGGCTACGCTATAACATTGGTGAGGAGACACAGACCATAAGTGAAAGTCTATCTGATGCCCCTTATTATCAAGACCTTAAAAAGTTAGATGAAACTGTTTTGGCAGGCTTAGCTCAAAGGGAGAGCTTAGAAGCACTAGCAGATAATGTTGTTCCTCGAGATTTTACCGCCGCTCTTAGCTTAGCCTATGACAAGGGCGAAGAAGCTATTCTTGATAATGTTGTTTTTCAGGAACGTCACCCACAAGAATATGCTCTCTTTGTTCAACTAGGCGCTAACTCAACGAGTTTAGACGACCTTGTGCAAAAAGCTATCAACCTATCTGTCGTAGATAAGGAGTCTCGCTTTTATGCGCAATGGTTGGAGGGAAAAATAAAAACAGCTTCTGACCCCTTGCAGGTCTCAAAGGAAAACGACAAAACACTCTTTCCTAAGGACTCTGACGGTGATGGCTTAACCGATGATGAAGAAGCAGCGCTTGGAACAAATCCTTTTAGTGCTGATAGTGATGGCGACGGAACACCAGATGGTATTGAAAAAGGAAGTGGTACCGACCCCAACAACGCTTCCGACAACCCAGCAGAGCGCCAACAGCACAACCTAGAACTCAGTGAGTTGATTAAAAAGGGAGATGCCAAAGCCATCAACCAACACTTACAAGAAAGGAACAAGGACTATTTTGACCAAGATAATTACATCAATTATCTAGATGGGCTGGCAGATTTTAGCCACTATTCGAGTCGCAATGCTCGCTTGCTTAAGAGTCAACTGGGAACAGCGACGATGGTAGCTTCGTTTAAAGAATGGCGAAATCGTGGGGGTCGAGTGAAAAAAGGAGAAAAAGCCCTTTATGTCCAAGCTCCTAAAACCGTCACCCTAACCGATAAAAAGGGACAGGCGCTTCTTGATGACCAAGGACAAGAAAAAACACGAACCTATTTTAAGGCTATTCCTGTCTTTGATGTCTCTCAAGTCGAAGCGCAGGAAGGCAAAACACTAGACTTGCCACAAAGCAAGACCATTGTTCCTGATGTTATGGACAAAACCTACTTTCAAAATATCTACCGTAGTTTACGTGATATTTCAGAAAAACAAAACGGTGTTCCCATTCGTTTTTGGAAGTATGTAGAGGATGAAGGCTTATATCACGAAAAACACAACTACATTGCCATTCAAAAAGACATGAGCTACGAACAGACCTTAACGACCTTGATTCAAAAAGTTGCCGAGTCTGAATTGCATAACTCTAAAAAACTAGAAGAACTCAACCCACACTTTAAGGATGGGTTTATGACCAAGCCAGATAGAGATTTTCAAATAGAATCTGTCACTTATGTGCTATGCCGTCATCTTGGACTGCCGACGAAACATTCTTTTGATTATTTAGAAATATGGCAGAATTGGATGCATCCTGAACAAGGGTTAGAGCAGTTGACGCAACATCTAGAGGTCATTCAAAACGAAGCCAAAAGTTTGATAGAGCGTATGGACAAGACGCTTACCATCTATCAAGAGCGCACACAAGTAAAACACCAGGAAGCGAAAGCTCCTCTTGCGACATCTGAAAAGACCACGAACAACTTTTATGCGAGTTTAGCTGCAGCTAAAGCTACAGCAAAACAGCACCAAACCAAAGAAGAGGACACGCCAAAAAAAGCCCAACGAGCTACGAAAAAGTAG
- a CDS encoding plasmid mobilization protein: protein MVKSNRTRDNLFVLRATDQEARRIKRRMAQAHQKTFQGFALEMLLQGQVATYDYSELQALRLEVNRIGQNINQLVRYVNTFEDLDSELMEALLHDIKTLKDVIGKEFKVKELAKAHGHHQGSSD from the coding sequence ATGGTAAAAAGCAATCGTACACGAGACAACCTTTTTGTCTTACGTGCCACCGATCAAGAAGCCCGTCGCATTAAAAGACGCATGGCGCAAGCCCACCAAAAGACGTTTCAGGGCTTTGCGCTAGAAATGTTGCTTCAAGGGCAGGTAGCGACTTATGACTATTCAGAGTTACAAGCGTTGCGGCTCGAAGTCAACCGCATCGGACAAAACATCAACCAACTTGTCCGTTACGTCAATACCTTTGAAGATTTGGATAGTGAACTTATGGAGGCGTTACTCCATGACATCAAAACCTTAAAAGACGTTATCGGTAAAGAGTTTAAAGTTAAGGAGTTGGCAAAAGCACATGGTCATCACCAAGGTTCTTCAGATTAA
- a CDS encoding helical hairpin domain-containing protein: MVITKVLQIKESRKLRRSLNYILRDDANLKRVTKNDCHSDFPYVLKDGQVYQRLVSGHDVVDASDAESVFDDFFLVKDSAAAFNHGRSNKEMSDLSNPNQVMAHHIIQSFAPEDKLSPEEVNRLGYQTALELTGGDYQFIVATHMDKGHLHNHIIFNTTNQVTLKKFRWQKQTARSLFQISNRQAELAGAMVLEPKLKTSYTVYSAWRQKNSFRFEIKQRLDFLLKHSLDLEDFFQKTQVLNLQVNTSGKYVTYRLSDQPQKRVVRDRSLSKKGRYSLEGITKRLATNAVVFDKDSIKAEYDKIMEKDAEDFEMKLTIEPWQVETITPRSLHVPIRFGLDRKGTVAIPARLLDQNADGSFTAYLKRKDFFYFLNPDHSEQNRFITGTTLIKQLSSQNGETILYKNRYLSKLDRLVDELNFLSVNHVTNSEQFKDLEKNFLEQLDKTDQELERLSDKIAELNKLYGALVQYQSTLVPSETTLALLEKARLDKNINPDLLKKELKEYQIEREALATHRDKIVADYDFSQKLKEERQERHHKHL, translated from the coding sequence ATGGTCATCACCAAGGTTCTTCAGATTAAAGAAAGTCGTAAACTCAGACGTTCTCTCAATTACATCTTGCGAGATGATGCCAATCTAAAACGTGTTACAAAGAACGATTGCCATTCGGACTTTCCTTACGTCTTAAAAGACGGACAGGTTTATCAACGCTTGGTGTCGGGACATGATGTGGTGGACGCTTCAGATGCCGAGTCTGTTTTTGATGATTTCTTTTTGGTCAAAGATTCGGCGGCAGCTTTTAATCATGGTAGAAGCAATAAAGAAATGTCGGACTTATCCAACCCCAATCAAGTTATGGCACATCACATCATCCAATCTTTTGCACCAGAGGATAAGTTAAGTCCTGAAGAAGTCAACCGGCTGGGTTATCAAACAGCACTTGAGTTGACGGGTGGGGATTATCAGTTTATCGTTGCCACCCATATGGATAAAGGGCATTTGCATAACCACATCATTTTTAACACGACCAATCAAGTTACGCTAAAAAAGTTTCGTTGGCAAAAACAAACGGCACGTAGTCTTTTTCAAATCTCAAACAGACAAGCAGAGCTTGCGGGAGCTATGGTACTTGAACCTAAACTCAAAACGTCTTATACCGTCTATTCTGCTTGGCGCCAAAAAAATAGTTTTCGTTTTGAGATTAAGCAACGCCTGGACTTTTTGCTTAAGCACTCACTGGATTTGGAGGATTTTTTCCAAAAAACCCAAGTGCTTAACCTGCAAGTCAACACCAGCGGTAAGTATGTAACCTATCGGTTAAGCGATCAGCCACAAAAACGTGTGGTTCGTGACCGTAGCCTGTCTAAAAAAGGACGCTACAGCCTTGAAGGCATCACCAAACGTTTAGCAACAAATGCAGTTGTTTTTGACAAAGATAGTATTAAGGCGGAGTATGACAAGATTATGGAAAAAGACGCAGAGGACTTTGAGATGAAGCTGACTATTGAACCGTGGCAGGTGGAGACCATTACCCCTCGTTCTTTACACGTGCCCATCCGTTTTGGTTTAGATCGGAAAGGTACGGTTGCCATTCCTGCACGCTTGTTAGACCAAAATGCGGATGGCAGTTTTACGGCTTATCTAAAACGTAAAGACTTCTTTTATTTTTTAAACCCAGACCATTCGGAACAAAATCGCTTTATTACAGGAACAACACTAATCAAACAATTGTCTAGTCAAAATGGTGAAACCATTCTCTATAAGAACCGCTATCTCTCAAAACTCGACCGTCTAGTAGACGAGTTAAACTTCTTATCTGTTAATCATGTCACGAACTCTGAGCAGTTTAAAGACTTAGAAAAAAACTTTTTGGAGCAATTGGACAAAACAGATCAGGAGTTAGAGCGGTTAAGTGACAAAATAGCGGAGCTCAATAAACTGTATGGTGCTTTAGTCCAGTATCAAAGCACCCTTGTTCCATCAGAAACAACACTGGCACTTTTAGAAAAAGCTCGTCTAGACAAAAACATAAACCCCGATCTTCTCAAAAAAGAACTCAAGGAATATCAGATTGAGCGAGAGGCACTAGCTACACATCGTGATAAGATTGTCGCTGACTATGACTTTAGCCAAAAGCTCAAAGAAGAACGTCAAGAGAGACATCATAAACACCTTTAG
- a CDS encoding site-specific DNA-methyltransferase, with translation MQIEIVPLADLTLYEHNVKKHPQYQVDQIKQSIVNFGNNDPIAIDEGNTIIEGHGRYLALSQLGYEEVPVIRLKHLSAEQKQAYILAHNKITMNTDFDMGLLKEELTTILDIDMSDFGFSTSLLSQPLVEVPNAVDDEETEPVNASAESLSVQLGDVFQLGDHFLMCGDSTNPEHLKRLLGDKQVDLYVTDPPYNVDYKGKTSEGLTIQNDALPQEAFRQFLEDSFKAVDAHLKSGAGFYIWHADSQRLAFSEAVAAVGWLEKQTLIWVKNRFVLGRQDYQWQHEPCLYGWKAGAPHYFVRDFTLSTVLESDLEHKSKEELMALIRSYQEQQPTTILRVNQPERNGDHPTMKPLALIERLVRNSSRRGDCVLDSFAGSGTTLLVCEQLGRINYSMELDPFYVERIIRRFERETGKTVIKLEGSLNNRNGE, from the coding sequence ATGCAAATTGAAATCGTTCCACTAGCAGACCTAACCTTATATGAACATAATGTCAAAAAGCACCCTCAGTATCAAGTTGACCAAATTAAGCAGTCCATTGTGAATTTTGGGAATAACGATCCCATTGCCATTGATGAAGGCAATACCATTATTGAAGGGCATGGACGCTACCTTGCTTTGAGTCAACTGGGATACGAAGAAGTGCCCGTTATTCGCCTGAAGCACTTAAGCGCTGAACAAAAACAAGCCTATATCCTAGCGCACAACAAAATTACCATGAATACGGATTTTGATATGGGTTTGTTAAAGGAGGAGTTGACGACCATCTTAGACATTGACATGTCTGACTTTGGCTTTTCCACCTCGCTACTCTCTCAACCACTTGTGGAAGTCCCCAATGCAGTAGATGATGAAGAGACAGAACCAGTTAATGCTAGTGCAGAAAGCCTGTCTGTTCAGTTAGGGGATGTCTTTCAACTAGGCGACCATTTCCTCATGTGTGGTGATAGCACTAATCCTGAGCATTTAAAGCGTCTCTTAGGAGATAAACAAGTGGACCTTTATGTCACCGATCCACCTTACAATGTGGACTACAAAGGCAAGACAAGTGAAGGCTTAACCATTCAAAACGATGCCCTACCTCAGGAAGCTTTTCGTCAGTTTTTAGAAGATAGCTTTAAAGCAGTAGATGCTCACTTAAAGTCAGGAGCTGGTTTTTACATTTGGCATGCGGATAGTCAACGTCTCGCTTTTTCAGAAGCTGTGGCGGCTGTCGGGTGGCTAGAAAAACAAACACTCATTTGGGTGAAAAATCGTTTTGTTCTTGGACGCCAAGATTATCAGTGGCAACATGAACCGTGTCTTTATGGCTGGAAAGCAGGAGCGCCTCACTATTTTGTCCGTGATTTTACGCTTTCCACTGTTTTAGAAAGTGATTTGGAGCATAAAAGTAAGGAAGAATTAATGGCTTTGATTCGTAGTTATCAAGAGCAGCAACCCACAACCATTCTGCGTGTCAATCAACCAGAACGTAATGGTGACCATCCTACCATGAAGCCATTAGCTTTGATTGAACGCTTGGTGCGTAATTCTAGCCGTAGGGGTGATTGTGTTTTAGACAGTTTTGCGGGATCAGGGACAACGCTTTTAGTCTGTGAGCAGTTAGGACGCATCAATTATTCGATGGAACTTGATCCCTTTTATGTTGAGCGGATTATACGTCGTTTTGAAAGGGAAACAGGAAAAACGGTCATAAAGCTCGAAGGAAGCTTGAACAATAGAAATGGAGAATAG